In Nitrospira sp., the genomic window AAGCTCGCTTGGCCCTCGTCGCCGAGGGTGAGAAAAAAGCCGGAGCTGCCTTCACCGCCAAAGCAGCTGCAGAAAAGGGCGCCGTCAAAACCGAGTCCGGCATTGTGATCACACCGATCAAGCCTGGAACCGGTGCGACACCGAAGGCAACCGATACCGTCAAGGTCCATTATCATGGTACCCTCACCGACGGCACCGTATTCGACAGTTCCATCAAACGTGGAGAACCGGCCACGTTTCCCCTCGACAAGGTGATTAAGTGTTGGACGGAAGGGGTCCAACAGATCAAGGTCGGTGGAAAGAGTCGGTTGGTGTGTCCGTCCAATCTTGCGTATGGTGATGCCAGCCCACCCGGCTCCCCCATCAAGCCGGGGTCCACCTTGGTATTTGAAGTGGAATTACTGGAGATCGTGGCTGCAAAATAACAACTGGATTGCCGCCTCTGTGCGAGAGGCGGCGATCCCTTCATCCCCTTTCCTACATACCAATCGTGCGAATCATCCCCTCTGAACAGCCGCCCCTAACATTGCTGTGAGTCAGACTGCCTCTCCTTCTCCCATCGAGTCGTCATCCCCATCCCCGTTACGTTGGCTCATCCTTGGCTTACTCTTCTCCATCAGCGTCGTCACCTACATCGATCGGGTCAATATTTCCGTCACGGCTCGTCAGATGATGCCGGCGCTGGGACTGACCGATCAGGAGATGGGCTGGGTCTTCTCCGCATTCGTCGTGGGGTACGCCCTCTTCCAAATCCCTGGCGGATGGCTGAGTGATCGCTGGGGTGTGCGGGTCATCCTCATCATCGCCCTCATCTGGTGGTCCTGCTTCACCGCCTGGACGGCTGTGGCAGCCACGTCGTTCCTCGCTGGACCATTGGGAATCGTGGGGG contains:
- a CDS encoding FKBP-type peptidyl-prolyl cis-trans isomerase, with product MRTRILTIASGLFLLAAPLWAASDPSNDDQKTLYALGLALSQSIGTFSLTEAELDMVKNGMTDGVLKRSPKVDLQTFGPKIQQLQQARLALVAEGEKKAGAAFTAKAAAEKGAVKTESGIVITPIKPGTGATPKATDTVKVHYHGTLTDGTVFDSSIKRGEPATFPLDKVIKCWTEGVQQIKVGGKSRLVCPSNLAYGDASPPGSPIKPGSTLVFEVELLEIVAAK